Proteins from a genomic interval of Bifidobacterium longum subsp. infantis ATCC 15697 = JCM 1222 = DSM 20088:
- a CDS encoding ABC transporter ATP-binding protein, with product MVIAYDTGNGSDTHEPLLRVRDLCVEFPLDGGEVRHAVNDVSFDVPQGSVTCLVGESGSGKSVTAMSTIDLVDEPGRIVGGTITFDGRDVLSLNHKNLERLRGEGISMIFQEPMHSLNPVLRVGKQLGETIQVHSGASRESAWKRSVQWLKRVGLPNPERVMNMYPHELSGGMAQRVMIAIALCCGPKLLIADEPTTALDVTIQAQIIHLLLKLKEEIGLSILFITHDFGVVAEVADYVVVMYEGKVVEHGDVYGIFDHPQHPYTKALLETRPMIGARRHRLPTVRDLVPRFSALSGGNSLAVLDDASAPEDGEWNHGRNDSRESPIALAKPDEPLVEVKHLKKYFVSQEGFFSRTTHTVRGVNDVSFEIFPGEAVGLVGESGSGKTTLGQTILRLQNKTSGEVRFRGRNIFDLDRDSLRDLRPQMQYIFQDPYSSLNPRLPIITAIGEPMLEHGLADRTNVRDRVADVLRLCGMDADALDRYPHEFSGGQRQRIGIARAMGLKPDFVVADEPVASLDVSVQAQIINLFSDLQERRGTTFMFISHDLSVVEHLCSRLMIMYLGVIVEVGSREEIFSNPIHPYTKELLDAIPAANPKGRHALRKSDSEPFAVRRSYAHDIREGQVPELRKVNEHHWVAWS from the coding sequence ATGGTTATTGCTTACGATACGGGAAATGGTTCGGATACGCATGAGCCGTTGCTGCGCGTGCGTGATCTGTGCGTCGAATTTCCTCTGGATGGAGGAGAGGTCCGCCATGCGGTCAATGATGTGAGCTTCGATGTTCCTCAAGGTTCGGTGACGTGCTTGGTGGGTGAGTCCGGTTCCGGAAAATCCGTCACCGCCATGTCCACGATTGATTTGGTGGATGAGCCTGGACGAATTGTGGGTGGAACCATCACCTTTGATGGTCGTGACGTGTTATCGCTCAACCACAAGAATCTTGAGCGGCTGCGTGGTGAAGGAATCTCCATGATCTTCCAGGAACCCATGCATTCATTGAATCCGGTGCTGCGCGTAGGAAAGCAGCTTGGCGAGACCATACAGGTGCATAGCGGTGCCTCCAGGGAATCCGCCTGGAAGCGTTCCGTGCAGTGGCTGAAGCGTGTGGGATTACCGAATCCCGAGCGCGTCATGAACATGTACCCGCACGAATTGTCGGGAGGCATGGCCCAGCGTGTGATGATCGCAATCGCCTTGTGCTGTGGCCCGAAACTGTTGATTGCCGATGAGCCCACGACCGCGCTCGATGTGACCATCCAGGCTCAGATTATTCATCTGCTGTTGAAACTGAAGGAGGAGATAGGCCTTTCCATCCTCTTCATTACGCATGATTTTGGCGTGGTCGCGGAAGTGGCGGATTACGTCGTGGTGATGTATGAGGGCAAGGTCGTGGAACATGGCGATGTGTATGGTATCTTCGACCATCCGCAGCATCCATATACCAAGGCATTGCTGGAAACTCGTCCGATGATCGGCGCGCGTCGTCATCGCCTGCCCACGGTCCGTGATCTGGTGCCTCGGTTCTCGGCGTTGTCTGGTGGGAATTCCCTGGCTGTGCTCGATGATGCCTCGGCGCCCGAGGACGGGGAATGGAATCATGGGCGCAATGATTCCCGCGAAAGCCCGATAGCGTTGGCGAAGCCGGATGAGCCTTTGGTGGAGGTCAAACATCTTAAGAAATACTTTGTGTCGCAAGAAGGTTTCTTCTCTCGCACCACCCATACGGTGCGTGGTGTCAATGACGTCAGTTTCGAGATATTTCCCGGAGAGGCAGTGGGCTTGGTGGGAGAATCAGGCTCGGGTAAGACGACTTTGGGGCAGACCATCCTCCGACTGCAGAACAAGACCAGCGGGGAAGTCAGGTTCCGGGGGCGGAATATATTCGATCTGGACCGCGATAGTCTGCGTGATTTGCGCCCGCAGATGCAGTACATCTTCCAGGATCCATATAGTTCCCTGAATCCTCGTCTACCCATCATCACGGCGATTGGCGAGCCGATGCTCGAGCATGGACTCGCCGACAGGACGAACGTGCGTGATCGGGTGGCGGATGTATTGCGGCTATGCGGCATGGATGCCGATGCCTTGGATCGATATCCGCATGAGTTTTCGGGCGGTCAGCGGCAGCGTATCGGCATTGCTCGGGCGATGGGTTTGAAGCCGGATTTCGTGGTGGCCGATGAACCCGTGGCTTCACTGGATGTATCCGTGCAGGCGCAGATCATCAATCTTTTCAGTGATCTGCAGGAGCGGCGAGGCACGACTTTCATGTTCATCTCGCATGATCTCAGTGTTGTGGAGCACTTGTGCTCACGACTGATGATCATGTATCTGGGTGTGATCGTGGAAGTCGGAAGTCGAGAGGAGATTTTCTCCAATCCGATCCACCCTTATACGAAGGAGCTTTTGGATGCGATTCCTGCGGCGAATCCGAAGGGGAGGCATGCTCTGCGGAAGTCGGATTCCGAACCTTTTGCGGTTCGAAGATCGTATGCGCATGACATTCGTGAAGGACAGGTGCCGGAGTTACGCAAGGTCAATGAGCATCATTGGGTGGCTTGGAGCTGA
- a CDS encoding phosphoenolpyruvate carboxylase, with product MATPEEQITPADAAIVTTGTGRKGPEEHDLPESLKYDMDLCLEILRNVLGEYNPELLSTFDTVRHYAVEASAEHFAELKDPNPDQDGLKEAVNVIDNMTLHDAQLLARAFATYFHLANLSEENYRVSVLHERENNVSVDQAVDPINELTVAYHQLINETGPAKAKELLNQLEFHPVFTAHPTEARRKAVEGKIRRVSELLEEYKRLGGSDKKECLRRLYNEIDALFRTSPIALKKPTPVEEADTILDIFDNTLFNTIPKVYRRFDDWVLGDKAGLVEPACPAFFHPGSWIGSDRDGNPNVTAKVSRAVARKFSDHVIAALEEATRTVGRNLTMEAETTPPSAELKSLWSHQKEMSERLTDKAALISTKEMHRAVMLVMADRLHYTIERDADLMYHSCDDFLADLKVVQRSLAAAGAKRSAYGPLQDLIWQTETFGFHMVEMEFRQHSVVHARALADIREHGLHGERGELQPMTHEVLDTFRALGAIQKRNGLKAARRYIISFTKSAQNIKDVYELNRLAFSHPEDVPTIDVIPLFEQLEDLQNSVDVLEEMIKIPEVQARLKATGNKLEVMLGYSDSSKDAGPTSATLALHSAQERIAKWAESHDIDLTLFHGRGGAVGRGGGPANRAVLAQPVGSVKCRFKLTEQGEVIFARYGNPVLAIRHVESVAAATLLQSAPSVEKRNTEMTERYADMAAQLDEAAHNRFLDLLNTDGFAPWFSIVTPLTEIGLLPIGSRPAKRGLGAKSLDDLRTIPWIFSWAQARINLAAWYGLGTACEKFGDLETMRQAYEEWPLFSTFIDNIEMSIAKTDERIARMYLALGDREDLNEKVLNEMELTRKWVLAIVGDKWPLQHRHVLGQAIRIRSPYVDALSVTQVLALKSLRKKVDKEELSQSQQAGFIYLILCTVSGVAAGLQNTG from the coding sequence ATGGCAACACCTGAAGAACAGATCACTCCCGCTGACGCCGCCATCGTCACTACCGGGACCGGCCGAAAGGGCCCGGAGGAGCATGATCTTCCCGAAAGCCTGAAGTACGACATGGATCTGTGTCTTGAGATCCTGCGTAACGTACTGGGCGAATACAACCCCGAACTGCTGTCTACGTTCGACACCGTGCGTCATTACGCGGTGGAGGCCAGCGCCGAGCATTTCGCCGAGCTGAAGGATCCGAACCCCGACCAGGATGGCCTGAAGGAGGCCGTGAACGTCATCGACAACATGACGTTGCACGACGCCCAGCTGCTGGCCCGCGCGTTCGCCACGTATTTCCATCTGGCAAACCTGTCCGAGGAGAACTACCGTGTTTCCGTGCTCCACGAGCGCGAGAACAACGTGTCCGTTGACCAGGCGGTCGACCCGATCAACGAGCTCACCGTCGCCTACCACCAGCTCATCAATGAGACTGGCCCGGCCAAGGCCAAGGAACTGCTCAACCAGCTCGAATTCCACCCCGTCTTCACGGCGCACCCCACTGAGGCCCGTCGTAAGGCCGTGGAAGGCAAGATCCGCCGCGTTTCCGAATTGCTTGAGGAGTACAAGCGCCTCGGCGGCTCGGATAAGAAGGAATGCCTGCGCCGTCTCTACAACGAGATCGACGCCCTGTTCCGCACCTCTCCGATCGCGCTGAAGAAGCCGACCCCGGTTGAGGAAGCGGACACGATTCTCGACATCTTCGACAACACGCTGTTCAACACCATCCCCAAGGTCTACCGTCGCTTCGACGACTGGGTCCTGGGCGATAAGGCCGGTCTCGTCGAGCCCGCTTGCCCCGCGTTCTTCCACCCGGGCAGCTGGATCGGCTCCGACCGCGACGGTAACCCGAACGTCACCGCCAAGGTGAGCCGCGCCGTGGCCCGCAAGTTCTCCGATCACGTGATCGCCGCCCTTGAGGAAGCCACCCGCACCGTGGGCCGCAACCTCACGATGGAAGCCGAGACCACGCCGCCAAGCGCCGAGCTCAAAAGCCTCTGGAGCCACCAGAAGGAAATGAGCGAGCGCCTGACCGACAAGGCCGCCCTGATCTCCACCAAGGAGATGCACCGCGCGGTCATGCTGGTGATGGCCGATCGTCTGCACTACACCATCGAGCGCGATGCCGACCTCATGTACCACTCCTGCGACGACTTCCTCGCCGACCTCAAGGTGGTCCAGCGTTCGCTGGCCGCCGCCGGTGCCAAGCGTTCCGCTTACGGCCCGCTGCAGGATCTGATCTGGCAGACCGAGACCTTCGGCTTCCACATGGTGGAGATGGAGTTCCGTCAGCACTCCGTGGTGCACGCCCGCGCCCTTGCGGATATCCGCGAGCACGGCCTGCACGGCGAGCGCGGCGAACTGCAGCCGATGACGCACGAGGTGCTCGACACCTTCCGCGCCCTCGGTGCCATCCAGAAGCGCAACGGCCTCAAGGCCGCCCGCCGCTACATCATCTCCTTCACCAAGAGCGCCCAGAACATCAAGGATGTCTACGAGCTCAACCGCTTGGCCTTCTCCCACCCGGAGGACGTGCCCACCATCGACGTGATCCCGCTGTTCGAGCAGCTTGAGGATCTGCAGAACTCGGTGGACGTGCTCGAGGAAATGATCAAGATCCCCGAGGTTCAGGCTCGTCTGAAGGCCACCGGCAACAAGCTCGAGGTCATGCTCGGCTACTCCGACTCCTCGAAGGACGCCGGCCCGACCTCCGCCACGCTGGCCCTGCACTCCGCTCAGGAGCGCATCGCCAAATGGGCTGAGTCGCACGACATCGACCTGACCCTGTTCCATGGCCGCGGCGGTGCCGTCGGTCGTGGCGGCGGCCCCGCCAACCGCGCGGTGCTCGCCCAGCCGGTCGGTTCCGTCAAGTGCCGCTTCAAGCTCACCGAGCAGGGCGAGGTCATCTTCGCCCGTTACGGCAACCCGGTGCTGGCCATCCGCCACGTCGAGTCCGTGGCTGCGGCGACCTTGCTGCAGTCCGCGCCGAGCGTGGAGAAGCGCAACACCGAGATGACCGAGAGGTACGCCGACATGGCCGCTCAGCTCGACGAGGCCGCGCACAACCGTTTCCTCGACCTGTTGAACACCGATGGCTTCGCTCCGTGGTTCTCGATCGTTACGCCGCTGACCGAAATCGGCCTGCTGCCGATCGGCTCCCGCCCGGCCAAGCGTGGCCTCGGCGCCAAGTCGCTCGACGACCTGCGTACGATTCCGTGGATCTTCTCCTGGGCCCAGGCCCGCATCAACCTGGCCGCTTGGTACGGTCTCGGCACCGCATGCGAGAAGTTCGGCGATCTGGAGACCATGCGTCAGGCTTACGAGGAATGGCCGCTGTTCTCCACGTTCATCGACAACATCGAGATGTCCATCGCCAAGACGGATGAGCGCATCGCCAGGATGTACCTTGCCCTCGGCGACCGCGAGGACCTCAATGAGAAGGTGCTCAACGAGATGGAGCTCACCCGCAAGTGGGTTCTGGCCATCGTGGGTGACAAGTGGCCGCTGCAGCACCGTCACGTGCTCGGCCAGGCCATCCGCATCCGCTCCCCATACGTGGACGCGCTGTCCGTCACTCAGGTGCTGGCGCTCAAGTCGCTGCGCAAGAAGGTGGACAAGGAAGAGCTCTCGCAGAGCCAACAGGCCGGATTCATCTACCTCATCCTGTGCACCGTCTCCGGCGTCGCCGCGGGCCTGCAGAACACGGGCTGA
- a CDS encoding threonine/serine ThrE exporter family protein, whose amino-acid sequence MRDVSEQKKKSAPEAKGATAVRKFHTHSIPLDMEDIARDWEKPVVDAGIAAKASVIVRVGMLDLGAGTGSFRVREMMHRIAYPLGVHVRADVNLTDIEATCTDGRNRITEVVDLPTTGVNTERIWLLEHFADWFSVNLGKGSMYHVDSQLSDGVVKHLDERDASQYSADLAKRLRERAKAEAEAANGSVDEALDLALKTKVLVTSVAKSLDDDNEEAHRLLADSAEVTPVEDKAAEEKAFDDAEVFTGDSNESVESANAANGATAESPAASSTKRKNRVPKEYAEHFNERSDEEKAKGGITVRQAHERLDLIERRKPLYKPWFSGLASALACAAFVFLLGGGPYDMIGAFVGAGLGQWMRRRLFAYHLNQFFVTFVCVAAAALACTGTLRLIGIFDPVALSHDTAYIGAMLFVIPGFPLITGGLDMAKIDFPSGIQRVAYVLCIILMATLAGWAVAVMVHLHPEGFEPLGLDPWVNGLLRFVAAFVGVWGFSVLFNSPQRMCLTAALIGAITDTLRLELQDFNVAPEMATFIGAFLAGILASAWRSSVRRGWLPPHLGYPRICLTVPSIVIMVPGLYMYRAMWYLGSFQTMNALDWAFRAFMVIICLPIGLAMARVVTDKSWRYDI is encoded by the coding sequence ATGAGGGATGTGAGCGAACAGAAGAAAAAAAGTGCGCCCGAAGCGAAAGGCGCAACGGCTGTACGTAAATTCCACACCCACTCCATTCCGCTGGACATGGAAGATATTGCGCGCGATTGGGAAAAACCGGTGGTGGACGCCGGTATCGCCGCCAAAGCCAGCGTGATTGTACGGGTCGGCATGCTGGACCTGGGAGCCGGCACCGGCTCCTTCCGCGTGCGTGAAATGATGCACCGCATCGCCTACCCGCTGGGCGTGCACGTACGCGCCGACGTGAACCTGACGGATATCGAGGCCACCTGCACGGATGGTCGTAACCGCATCACCGAAGTCGTGGATTTGCCGACCACCGGCGTGAACACCGAACGTATCTGGCTGCTGGAACATTTCGCCGACTGGTTCTCCGTGAATCTCGGCAAGGGGTCGATGTATCACGTCGATTCGCAACTGTCCGATGGCGTGGTCAAGCATTTGGACGAACGTGACGCTTCGCAGTATTCTGCTGATCTGGCCAAGCGCCTGCGCGAACGTGCCAAGGCCGAGGCTGAGGCGGCCAACGGCAGCGTGGACGAGGCGCTGGATCTTGCGTTGAAAACCAAGGTACTCGTGACCTCCGTGGCCAAGTCCTTGGATGATGACAATGAAGAAGCCCACCGACTTTTGGCGGACAGCGCGGAAGTCACTCCGGTCGAAGACAAAGCGGCCGAAGAGAAGGCCTTCGACGATGCCGAAGTGTTTACCGGTGACTCCAATGAGTCGGTTGAATCGGCGAACGCGGCGAACGGCGCAACCGCCGAAAGCCCTGCTGCAAGCAGTACGAAGCGCAAGAATCGCGTGCCCAAGGAATACGCCGAACACTTCAACGAGCGCTCCGACGAAGAGAAGGCCAAGGGCGGTATCACCGTGCGGCAGGCGCACGAGCGGCTCGATCTGATTGAGCGTCGCAAGCCGCTGTACAAGCCGTGGTTCTCCGGTCTGGCTTCCGCCTTGGCCTGCGCGGCCTTCGTGTTCCTGCTCGGCGGCGGCCCATACGACATGATCGGTGCGTTCGTGGGCGCGGGCCTTGGCCAGTGGATGCGTCGCCGGCTGTTTGCATACCATCTGAACCAGTTCTTCGTCACCTTTGTGTGCGTGGCCGCGGCGGCGCTCGCCTGCACCGGCACCTTGCGACTCATCGGCATTTTCGACCCAGTCGCGCTCTCGCACGATACGGCCTACATCGGCGCCATGCTGTTCGTGATCCCCGGTTTCCCGCTCATCACCGGCGGACTCGACATGGCGAAAATCGACTTCCCTTCGGGCATCCAGCGCGTGGCGTACGTGCTGTGCATCATCCTGATGGCCACGCTGGCAGGCTGGGCCGTGGCCGTGATGGTGCACCTGCACCCGGAAGGCTTTGAGCCACTGGGGCTTGACCCGTGGGTCAACGGATTGCTGCGGTTCGTGGCGGCGTTCGTCGGCGTGTGGGGCTTCTCCGTGCTGTTCAATTCGCCGCAGCGCATGTGCCTGACCGCCGCCCTAATCGGTGCGATCACGGACACGCTGCGCTTGGAATTGCAGGACTTCAACGTGGCACCTGAGATGGCTACCTTCATCGGCGCGTTTCTGGCGGGCATTCTGGCATCGGCGTGGCGTTCATCCGTGCGACGTGGCTGGCTACCGCCGCACCTCGGCTACCCGCGCATCTGCCTGACCGTGCCGTCGATCGTGATCATGGTGCCCGGTCTGTATATGTATCGTGCCATGTGGTACCTCGGCAGCTTCCAGACCATGAATGCGCTGGACTGGGCGTTCCGTGCGTTCATGGTGATCATCTGTCTGCCGATCGGCTTGGCGATGGCCCGCGTGGTGACCGACAAGTCCTGGCGCTACGACATCTGA
- a CDS encoding sodium/proline symporter, whose translation MANDFWILLAMVIYFAAMLSIGFIYSKRSNSSSKEYFAGGRGVGPWLTALSAEASDMSGWLLMGLPGLAYFTGAADPMWTAIGLALGTYLNWKLVARRLRRYSVVAGDAITIPDFFAKRFHDKKGVVSTIAAVIILVFFSVYVGSCFVTVGKLFATLFGFDYHVMMIIGAVVVFVYTVVGGYLSVVMTDFIQGMLMFFALAVVFIGTVASAGGIDNTVEFLRAIPGYLSGTQVAAPKLDPATGQQLVEAGKAVFGAPSDYGIITIISMLAWGLGYFGMPQVLVRFLSIRSVEEVRKSRIIATSWCVISLGCAVCIGLVGRAMMPTELLTSTDAETIFIVLAQTLLPSFMCGVVVSGIFAASMSSSSSYLIIGASAMGENIFRGLLHRKATDKQVMIVARVTLVVMFLFGILVAYDQNSSIFQVVSYAWAGLGASFGPLMLCSLYWRRANKAGAVAGMLSGTAAVLIWHNLVKPLGGVFAIYELLPAFIISLLFIVVVSLLTAKPNERMLYEFDHYMDDPLPGTLPSGTVLVDEPMEAMESEVRSGK comes from the coding sequence TTGGCCAACGATTTCTGGATTCTGCTGGCCATGGTCATCTATTTTGCGGCCATGCTGTCCATCGGATTCATCTACTCCAAACGCTCCAACTCCTCCTCCAAGGAATACTTCGCGGGCGGGCGCGGCGTGGGGCCGTGGCTCACGGCCCTGAGCGCCGAAGCCTCCGACATGAGCGGCTGGCTGCTGATGGGCCTGCCGGGCCTGGCCTACTTCACCGGCGCGGCCGACCCGATGTGGACCGCCATCGGCCTGGCGCTCGGCACCTATCTCAACTGGAAGCTTGTGGCCCGGCGACTGCGCCGCTACTCGGTAGTGGCCGGCGATGCCATCACCATTCCTGACTTCTTCGCCAAGCGTTTCCATGACAAGAAGGGCGTGGTCTCCACCATCGCGGCCGTGATCATCCTGGTGTTCTTCAGCGTGTACGTGGGCAGCTGCTTCGTGACCGTGGGCAAGCTGTTCGCCACGTTGTTCGGTTTCGACTACCACGTCATGATGATCATCGGCGCGGTGGTCGTGTTCGTCTACACCGTGGTGGGCGGCTACTTGTCCGTGGTGATGACCGACTTCATTCAAGGCATGCTCATGTTCTTCGCGCTCGCGGTGGTGTTCATCGGCACCGTGGCCAGCGCGGGCGGCATCGACAACACCGTGGAATTCCTGCGTGCCATCCCCGGCTACCTGTCCGGCACGCAGGTGGCCGCGCCCAAGCTGGACCCGGCCACCGGCCAGCAGCTCGTCGAGGCGGGCAAGGCCGTGTTCGGCGCGCCCTCCGACTACGGCATCATCACCATCATCTCCATGCTGGCGTGGGGCCTGGGTTACTTCGGTATGCCGCAGGTGCTGGTGCGCTTCCTGTCCATCCGCAGCGTGGAAGAAGTGCGCAAGTCCCGAATCATCGCCACCTCCTGGTGCGTGATTTCGCTGGGTTGCGCGGTGTGCATCGGCTTGGTGGGGCGCGCGATGATGCCCACCGAACTGCTGACCTCCACCGATGCGGAAACCATTTTCATCGTGCTGGCGCAGACCCTGCTGCCGAGCTTCATGTGCGGCGTGGTGGTCTCCGGCATTTTCGCGGCCTCGATGAGCTCCAGCTCCTCGTATCTGATCATCGGCGCTTCGGCCATGGGCGAGAACATCTTCCGCGGGCTGCTGCACCGCAAGGCCACCGACAAGCAGGTCATGATCGTGGCCAGGGTCACGCTGGTGGTCATGTTCCTGTTCGGTATTCTGGTGGCATACGACCAGAACTCGTCGATCTTCCAGGTGGTGTCTTACGCGTGGGCCGGGCTTGGCGCCTCATTCGGCCCGTTGATGCTGTGCTCGCTATACTGGCGTCGCGCCAACAAGGCCGGCGCCGTGGCCGGCATGCTGTCCGGCACGGCGGCCGTGCTGATCTGGCACAACCTCGTCAAGCCCTTGGGCGGCGTATTCGCCATCTATGAGCTGCTGCCGGCGTTCATCATTTCGCTGCTGTTCATCGTGGTGGTTTCGTTGCTGACCGCCAAGCCGAACGAGCGTATGCTCTACGAGTTCGACCACTACATGGACGATCCGCTGCCCGGCACCCTGCCGTCCGGCACCGTGCTCGTCGACGAGCCCATGGAAGCCATGGAGTCCGAGGTCCGCAGCGGCAAATGA